The Arachis hypogaea cultivar Tifrunner chromosome 14, arahy.Tifrunner.gnm2.J5K5, whole genome shotgun sequence DNA window acagggcaggaatggcttagaggatggaaaggaagcatgcaaaagtggaaggaatacaagaagttggagaaattgctaagctgtccagcctgacccctTCGCACTAaaacagccataacttgagctacagaggtccaaacgacgcagttccagttgcgttggaaagataacgtctgggcttcgatttgatatataatatgccatagttgccctgacgctaggcaacacgaccgcgtgctccatgcggatgcgtcgcagtgacgaaaaatcagcgtgtttgaattcgcaaccagcaaattctgggctatttccgacccagtttgtggcccagaaaacacagattagaggctataaagtgggagaatgaatccattcataatcaagctttaatattcacaattttaggatttagatgtagtttttagagagagaggttctctcctctctcttaggattaggatttaggatttctcttagttttaggagtgcctctcaatcccaagttcaatgttctttttatttcttttctcaatttaatttatgaactctttatgtttagattgatcttctattattaatgcaattcgaggtattttcatatttaattttgctttgctttatttataaatgcttttaatttaatttagatattttttccttttggctttggttaaataattggtgactcttgagttatcaaactcattgttgattgaaaattggaattcttcaagaattaatttaagttctaataactctaacttttcccaaggaaagacttggatctgaggaataaaaattaattcatccacttaacttaccttcatagttagagtttaacaaagtgggagaaaaatccaattctcattacaattgataaggataaccaggataggactttcagttttcataccttgccaagagttttattatctatttaatttaatacaatttactttcttgccatttactattctcgctttttattttatacattaaaaaccccccaatttacaaactcataacaaATAATAAGACCATACTTCCCtaaaattccttgagaagatgacccgaggtttaaatactcggttatcaatttaaaaaggggtttgttacttgtgacaaccaaacgtttgtaagaaaggttgattgcttggtttagtaactatacttgcaacgagagtttactataacttctgaaccatcaatcttcagttcttttagtccttgcaggtggccacccCCGCGCTCCGCCCCACCTCCGGCGTCGCTAGCACACGTCAACCTTCGCTCCACGTCAGCTCGGGGTCTCTCCCTCTCTCCTACTCGTCACCATCCGACTACCCGAGAACATCAGGTAACGAAAATTGGTGCCATCTGTGGGGATCCCGGCGCAGACATGGAGCGACCCATCCCCTCGGAGGAGCTCTGCGAAGGGGGCGGGGCTCGCCTGAGCAGGGCGAGTTCGACAGTCCATGCTGCCAAACAGCCGAGATCTTCCGTTCAACCAAACCAACAAATGTACACCAAGACCCCCGAAAGGCGTTCCTTCGGGGGACGGGGGCCGATAGTGCCAAGATCATGCAAGAACTCAGGCATAGATTACAAAATCTTGAGCGGGAGCTGGCGGCGAGGGCCCGATTCCACGAAGACGCCAGCCACTCGCACGGTGGGATCAGCCGGTCCCACGCCCGCACCCACTCCCCCTCCCGAGCACACGACAGCCAAGGAAAAAGCCTAACAAGGCACGAAGAGGCGCACCCACAAGCAACTTCCAGACCTACCCGAGGCGAATCGGAAAGCCGCTGGGAATCCCAGAAAGGGAAGGCCAGAAAATAACAAGATCCCATTATCATGGGAGCCACCCCTTTTCACCCCTCAATCCTCAAGGTCCGGCTACCAAAAAACTTTGACAAGccgacggacatgaggtacgatgggACCAAGGACCCTCAGGAGCATATCACAGCTTTTGAAGCAAGGATGAACTTGGAAGGGGTAGGCGACGCGGTAAGATGCCAGGCGTTCCCCGAGACACTGGCCGGTCCAGCAATTCGATGGTTTAACGCTCTCCCACAAGGATCCATCACAGCTTTTGCAGACATATCCCAAAGCTTCCTAGCTCGGTTCACGATGCGCATAGCTAAGGCAGAACACCCAATCAACTTATTGGGGGTTACCCAAAAACCTGGGGAGCCGACTAGGAAGTTCCTAGATAGGTTCAACGACGAGTGTTTGGAGATCGACGGCCTTATGGACTCAGTTGCTAGTCTATGCCTAACAAACGGCTTGCTAAACGAAGACTTTTGGAAGCAACTCACAACCAAACCTGTATGGACCATGCAGAAAATTCAAAGCGTGGCTAAGGAATACATCAATGATGAAGAGGTCAGTCAGGTTGTAGCAGCCAATAAACGGCAGCTCCCTAACTCGTCAGCTCGGCAGGCCACTCAGGTCGACAGATACAAAGAAGCTCCCAGGGATGGCACCCTAAACAAGTTACCCAAGCATCCACGGGTAGGAAGGTTCACGAACTACACGCCACTTACGGCGCCTATAGTAGAAGTCTACCAACAAATTGCAGACATGGGAATCCTGTCCAGACCTAGACCATTGAAAGAGAGAACGGGAGGCAACAAAAGCCTTTACTGTGATTACCACAAGGGATTTGGTCACAAAACCCAAGACTGCTTCGACTTCAAAGATGTCTTGGAACAGGCCATCAAAGAGGGAAAGCTGAGCGAATTCTCCCGGCTAATCAGAGAACCGAGGAGGCGGGAAAGGGAACGCTCCGAGGAAGAACAGAGCCAAACTATTAAACCAAGGTAAGAACCCACAGGGGATGCCAATAACCCCCCAACTTTCGTGGTCAACATCGTGGTCGGGCGCGACAGCCCCCCTAAATCCAAGTCGGCAGCGAAAAGGGACACCCGGGTACTCTCCATGTCGACAGATGGCCCCGCCGCCAGCAAAAGGCACCCCACAATATCTTTTGGCCCAGAAGATAAGTGGTTCAATGACCTCCCCGAAAACCCCCATGGTAGTTACCGCGATGGTCGGGACAGGACTAGTCGGGCGTATCCTCGTTGACACGGGAGCCAATTCTAACATTCTATTTAGAAACGTGTTCGATGCCATGGGACTCAAGGAATCCGACCTCAAGAATCACCAGCATGGAGTCATGGGACTAGGTGATAACTACATTAAGCTCGACGGGATGATCTCTCTCCCAATCTGCCTAGGAACCGGCGACGCCAGGAAATCGGTTATGGCGGACTTTGTAGTTCTCAAAGACTCCACTGCCTATAATATCATCCTAGGGAGAAAAACTATCAATGAATTCTCAGCTGTAATATGCACCAAGTTCCTAACAATGAAGTTTATAACGGACAAGGGAACAGTTGGCTCCATAAGGGGAGACCTAGAAATGGCAGTCGCATGCGACAGCGCCAGTCTCTCCTTAAGGAAAGAATCTAAGAAGGCAGCCGGTGTGTTCCTGGAAGATCTGGACGTCGGGATAGAGGACAAGCCAAGACCAGAACTAGAAGGAGACATGGAAAAGTTCCAAATAGGGAAGTCGGCAGATTAGTTTACCTTCGTAAATAGAAACCTACCCCCATGAACTTAAGGGCCCCCTTATAGAGATGTAAAGGCAAACGGTGACCTCTTCGTGTGGACTCCATCAGACATGCCAGGGTTGGGCCGAGGTCATGTCCCACCGGCTAGCGATAAATCCTAATGCCAAACTGGTAGCCCAGCGACGAAGAAAGATGTCGCAAGAAAGGGCTGAAGAAGTTGCCAAAAAAACAGTAGGACTGCTAGAAAGCAGGGTTCATCAAGGAACTCGAATACTCAACATGGCTGTCCAATGTCGTCCTAGTCAAAAAAGCCAGCggaaaatggagaatgtgcgtcgactacccCGACCTgaacaaagcatgcccaaaatACTCCTTTCCCCTCCCAAACATTGACACCTTGGTTGACTCGGCGGCAGGTTATCGTTTcctcagcttcatggatgcctattctgGCTATAACCAGATCCCGATGCACCGACCTGACGAGGACAAAACAGCATTCATAACACCAGGAGGCACTTATTGCTACAAAGTAATGCCCTTTGGACTGAAAAACACAGGGGTCACCTACCAAAGGCTAATGAGAAAAGTCTTCCATGACCTCATCGGCAAGTTGGTAGAGGTTTACGTCGATGACATCCTGGTAAAAATAGCGGAACCAAACAAGCTAATAGACGACCTCCAGGCTGTCTTCAAGGCACTAAGGAAATTCAACATGAGGCTCAATCTGCTTAAATGCGCATTCGCCATGGAAGCAGGAAAATTCCTAGGGTTCATGATAACACAAAGAGGGGTAGAGGCCAATCCGGACAAATGCGAAACCATCTTCAAAATGACAAGCCCTGGGTGCATCAAAGATGTACAACGACTTACAGGGAAGCTCACGGCTCTGTCTCGGTTCCTCGGCGCCTCGGCAGAAAGGGCCATCCCATTCTTCAACTTAATAAAGAAAGGGATCGCCTTCGAATGGATCCCGGCATGCGAAAAAGCATTCAACCATTTCAAAAAGATATTCTCGGAACCTCCCGTACTCAGCAAGCCTAGAGAAGGGGAGCCCTTATACTTGTACTTGGCTGTAACCACGCAAGCAATGGCGGAAGTCCTGGTCCGAGAAGAGGACAAAACTCAGTGCccaatatacttcatcagcaaaaaACTCCAAGGGGCAGAGATGAGGTACTCCAAGTTGGAAAAGCTAGCCTACGCCCTACTGACCTCATCCAGAAGGCTAAAGCAATACTTCCAAGGGCACACAATCATTCTGAGAACCGACCAAGCCATCCGACAAGTCCTCCAGAAATCCGACTTGGCGGGAAGAATGATGGCATGGGCAATAGAACTGTCGCAATATGATTTGCAATACAAgcccaaacaagcaatcaaagccCAAGCCATGGCAGATTTCCTCGTAGAAGTCACAGGAGAGACTCCTGACACACTGAACACACAGTGAAAACTCCACGTTGATGGAGCATCCAACCAAGCGTTCGGAGGGGGCCGAAATCATCCTCGAAAACTTGGCAGGGGTAGCCTACGAGCAATCCATCAAGTTCGACATCCCGGTCTCCAACAACcaggccgaatacgaggccctgaTAGGGGGATTGATACTAGCCAAAGAAGTCAGAGCGTCGAGGGTGGAAGTCAGTAGTGACTCCCAGGTCATCACCTCCTAGGTAAATGGCAGCTACCAAGCTAGGGACGTGCTACTACAAAAATACCTAGAAAAGGTAAAAGAGCTATGCAAAAGCTTCTAAGAAGTCACAATCTAGCACGTCCCCAGAGAAAGAAACGCCTGAGCTGACCTCCTTTCTAAGCTGGCAAGCACCAAACCCGGGATAGGGAACAGATCCTTAATCCAAGGGTTAGCAACTGAACCCGCAATCGTCATGTGCACAACCCAGGTGCCGAACCTCCCTCCCCAATGGATAGATCCTATCTTCCGATACCTAGAGCATGCAGAAACACCCCCAGATGAGAAGGAGGCACAAGTTATTAAGAGGGAAGCTCCTAAATACACAATCGTACAAGGACAGTTGTGAAAGCAAGGGCTCCACCAACCCCTACTCAAATGTCTgcaccccgaccaaacggactacgtccTAAGAGAAGTCCACGAAGGGTGTTGTGGTCACCATATCGGAGGAAGATCTTTAGCAAGAAAGATCATTCGAGCAGGATATTATTGGCCCACAATGATGTCGGACGCCCAGGAGTTCgtgaaaaaatgcaaaaaaaaaatgccAAGAAAATGCCAACTTCCATAAAGCACCACCCAAAGAGCTCAGCTTAATGATGGCCCCCCGACCTTTCgcccaatggggagtcgacctcttaggACCATTCCCACCGGGACCTGGACAAGTGAAATACTTGATAGTGGCCATAGACTATTATACCAAATGGTGGAGGCAGAACCACTAGCCAGCATATCCTCAGCAAATTGCCAAAAGTTCATATGGAGGCAAGTGGTCACCAGGTTTGGAATCTCGGAAACCATCATATCGGACAACGGGACATAGTTCACCGACAATAAGTTTAAAGATTTCCTAGAAGGGCTAAATATCAAACAGAGGTTCTCCTTAGTCAAGCACCCCCCAAACCAATGGCCAGGtagaggcagccaacaaagttatCCTAAAAGGATTGAAGAAGCGACTAGAAGAAAAGAAGGGCTCATGGGCAGATGAGCTAGCCTCGGTCTTGTGGTCCTACAGGACCACCCTCCAATCATCTACCGGCGAAACCCCCTTCCGACTCACATACGGGGTCGACGCAGTCATCCCAGTCGAGGTCAGGGAACCAAGCCCAAGgttactgataaaccccaattttgtggtttatcttgttcttattttgggggattttatcaccttttctcacatttattcaatgaaatagcatggttttgcaattctcccttgatttatgcttaaatgtgaaaacatactttttaggccttaaaatagctaaattcaattcactttaattccattcgatgccttgatatatttgttgagtgatttcaggttcataggacaagtattggatggaagaagtgaggagaaaagcatgcaaagtgggagaactcatgaagaaatgaaggaaccgtaaagctgttaagtccgacctcttcgcactcaatcgaccataacttgagctacagaggtccaaatgaggcggttccagttgcgttggaaagctaacatccagggcttcaaaataatataaaatttgtcatatgttGCCTGACGCATAGGGGCGCACACGCGAGCCAATGGAGCACGTGAATCCACTTTAGTaaatcgtccccagcgatttctgaagcattttaggcccaatccaacccatttctgatacTTTTGAACCCAAGAATGatacacggaaaacttgtctctcaacaaattctccttcggcaagtataccgaattgtcgtcaagtaataactcacaaaagagtgaggtcgaatcccacagagattaacggattaagcaatcaatggttaattgatgatcctagttagacgaatcagattggagtgataagcaacaaggaaatgtaaatggcataaaagtaaagaaagcaataaagtgcagaaaagtaaaatggcaagaaaagtaaatataagaactaaaaataaaatgaacattgggatcaagagatattgcaatcctcaggatcaagttcattctcatctcttcctcaatcaatgcgttcattgatctcgttggcaatcttaagtgatcgaattacaatattacaattccttgtaattcaatctctcaaatcttgatcaatagccaattccttggtcaattgctcatgagaagagatgaagtatggtcactgattataccacatgcttttccaaatcaagtgtcggtagggttatagtcacatacccatccaaccccaatttggtccaacatgagaaagcatttctagcatgatctcttcattcctcttccaaggttcagaagagatccaagtatgaatagcttcttttccaagataactatccaattggatgaagattgaaagctttctagtaaaatcaagagaaaagatagaagaagaataatgaaaactaatattgatccatcaaattacaacagagctccctaacccaatgaaaagagttagttgatcattgctctaccaaaatagaaaagaaagaaagtgcacaaaagtaaagatgaagattaaaactaaaattgaaacttcaaaattcataaatgaaaagtacaaagaaaagaaagagaaggaaaagtgtgtaaggggagggagtccgaagacccctcttcaatctcCCAATTCCCTTAATTCTCCGTTCCAGTATCCtcgaatgtaaaaactaaggcctttatataggctctcctaaattacaaaatgaaattaaaagcaaattacaatgaaatgaaaatttctattctagatgcttcttgtggccttgattggttgacacttgtgggcttgcttgcttgagctttgaagtggacttgagagagaagtgaatcaaattg harbors:
- the LOC112742649 gene encoding uncharacterized protein is translated as MGATPFHPSILKVRLPKNFDKPTDMRYDGTKDPQEHITAFEARMNLEGVGDAVRCQAFPETLAGPAIRWFNALPQGSITAFADISQSFLARFTMRIAKAEHPINLLGVTQKPGEPTRKFLDRFNDECLEIDGLMDSVASLCLTNGLLNEDFWKQLTTKPVWTMQKIQSVAKEYINDEEVSQVVAANKRQLPNSSARQATQVDRYKEAPRDGTLNKLPKHPRVGRFTNYTPLTAPIVEVYQQIADMGILSRPRPLKERTGGNKSLYCDYHKGFGHKTQDCFDFKDVLEQAIKEGKLSEFSRLIREPRRRERERSEEEQSQTIKPR